In the genome of Bacillus thuringiensis, the window TGGTTTATATGGTAGACCTTTAAACGTTCCGGTACCTGTTCCGTCAGCTTCTTGAAAAACTCTTCTAAATCCTTCTTTTACATGATTAATGTACGAAGTGTCCATATCCAATCTATTTAATACAACTGGTTCAATCGACCGAACGACTTTTCCTACATCCTCTGGTCTATTCGGTTGCTCTCTAACTTCTTGTACAATTTGTGGTTTCATTCGGTAACCGCCATTTGCAATTGTGGAAATATATTGTGCAAGCTGAAGCGGCGTATATGTATCATACTGTCCAATCGCGTAATCAAGTAAAAATCCGGGTATGTTATCAGTTCTACCTATTTGACCGATTGATTCATTTGGCAGGTCAATACCAGTCGACACACCTAGGCCAAATTGTCTAAAATAGTAGCGCATTTTATTAAATGTTTCTTGTTTAATGTCTAATGGATTATTTGGGACATAATTAATGCCTGCCATTTTTAAAGCTGTATTAAACATATAAACGTTCGATGACACTTGTAAAGCTCTTAAATCATCAATATCCCCAAATTCTTTCCACGATTTCTTCGGCTTAGAACTTCCTTTAAAATACATTGGTGCATCAAAGAAATGTGTATACGGCTTAATCGCTTCTGTTTGATATCCAGCTAATAAAGTAGCCCCTTTTACAGTTGATCCTAACTCATAAGAACTTGTCATCGTTCCTAATGCATAATCTTCTATTTGCATACCGCCATCTTTATTTACAATTTTCTTTCCTGCCATTGATAAAATTTGACCGTTTTTCGGATTCATCATTACTACGAACGCACGATCCATCATCGGCTCTGCAGCATGAAAGGCTCGTAAATTCTTTTCAAGACTTCCCTCTACTCTTTTCTGCAAATCCATATCGACTGTTAACATTAAATTATTTCCACTTTTTCCTTCGGTCACTTTTTCTGTTCGAACAATCTTCCCTGCTTTATCCATAATATTTTTAGACTGTTCTTTCGTTCCATGTAGTGCATCTTCGTATTGTTTTTCGATGTAACTTTTACCAATACGGTCGTTTCGATTATAATCACGAACTAAATAATAATCTAATTGCTCTCTTGGCAACCCTTCATTTTCATTAGAAACGCTACCTAGTATAGAGCGCAGTATTTTATCATTTGGGTATTCACGTTCCCAATCTACTGTCGTATCTACCCCTGGTAAACTTGCCAACCTTTCACTAACGACAGCATATTCATTTTGACTTACATCTTTTTTAACGATTTGCGGTGTCATTTTATATCCTGCATTCATTTTGCTTTTAATTACTAATACTTCTATATCTTCCTTTGAAAGCTCATTTAATTCTTCTTGCGTAATTCTTTCCCGGCGCAGTTCTTCT includes:
- a CDS encoding peptidoglycan D,D-transpeptidase FtsI family protein, which translates into the protein MRQKKEQKKQSKKKKTHIPFRLNVLFFIVFLLFSAIIIQLGKVQIIDGETYRNEVNKKEDVTVSTPVPRGKMFDRQGHVIVNNKPLRTVTYTKMRGVDSKEVLQVARDLAKLIEMSQEDMDKLTETDKKDFWMQLNEKRAAAKVTKEDESKFRKQEIEGKELDKKVEELRRERITQEELNELSKEDIEVLVIKSKMNAGYKMTPQIVKKDVSQNEYAVVSERLASLPGVDTTVDWEREYPNDKILRSILGSVSNENEGLPREQLDYYLVRDYNRNDRIGKSYIEKQYEDALHGTKEQSKNIMDKAGKIVRTEKVTEGKSGNNLMLTVDMDLQKRVEGSLEKNLRAFHAAEPMMDRAFVVMMNPKNGQILSMAGKKIVNKDGGMQIEDYALGTMTSSYELGSTVKGATLLAGYQTEAIKPYTHFFDAPMYFKGSSKPKKSWKEFGDIDDLRALQVSSNVYMFNTALKMAGINYVPNNPLDIKQETFNKMRYYFRQFGLGVSTGIDLPNESIGQIGRTDNIPGFLLDYAIGQYDTYTPLQLAQYISTIANGGYRMKPQIVQEVREQPNRPEDVGKVVRSIEPVVLNRLDMDTSYINHVKEGFRRVFQEADGTGTGTFKGLPYKPAGKTGTAETVYGGESDIGRDENNNRKKCYNLTLAGYAPYDADPEVAFSVVVPWVNDDKSGINSAIGKEILDAYFELKTNRSNTNSIPVEQPNKAQ